Within the Terriglobales bacterium genome, the region ACAGGGCACCCAGCTCACATGGTTTGATCGCAGCGGCAAAAAGATCGGCGCGATCGGTGACCGTGCCCTGTACGTCGATCCTGCGCTCTCACCCGATGGCAAGAAGCTCGCCGTTACCCTGGGCGACCCCCAACTGGAAGTTTGGATCATCGACCTCGAACGCGGTACGCGCAGCCGCCTCACCTTCAGCGCCACCGTCAAGCATGAACCGTCCTGGTCGCCCGACGGCAGGACGCTGCTCTATACCGGCAACGCCCAGGCGACCGGCGGCGCCGCAGCCGCCGTCTATGAAAAGGCAACGAATGGTAGCGGCGGCGAGCAATTGCTCATCCGGGAGCCGGGTTCGGCCGGAGTTCGCTTGCCCAGCTATTCTCCCGATGGCAAGTACCTCGCGTTTATCAGGGCCAACGGTCCGAACGGCTACACCCTGTACGCCCGCGCTACCCAGGGCGATCAAACGCCTTTCCTCGTGGTCGCGCCGCCGAATTCGCAATCCTCCATCATCAACTACCGTATTTCGCCCAACGGCCGCTGGGTCGCCTACACCTCCACCGAAAGCGGCCGCAATGAGATTTACGTCGCTCCCTTCCCGCGCGGCGCGGGCAAATGGCAGGCTTCCACCAACAGCGGCGACGGTCCCCGCTGGCGCAACGACAGCGGCGAACTCATGTTCATCTCCAATCAAGGCGAAGTCACCGTCTGCTCCATCGCCGAGAGCGGCGGCGACCTACAGATTGGCCCCCCCAAGGTCCTGTTCAACGTCAACACGACCGCCGTCGGCCAGCAATACGACCTCTCCGCCGACGGCAAACGCGTCCTCGCCAACCTCGCCGAAGACGACTCCCCCGCCCCGCTCAACCTCGTCGTCAACTGGCCCGCCGAACTCAAGAAGAAGTAAGCACTCCAAAGTCATCCTGAGCGAAGTCCGCGCGAATAGCGCGGGCGGAGTCGAAACACCCCTGCCGCTTCAGCGCCGGCTCGCGCGCAAAAAAACCCGCGTGCCGTTAGGCACGCGGGGAAACCGAAGCAAAACCTTACGCCGCCGCCACCGGATCCGACGCCACAACTTTCTCCTTCTCCTCGGCGTCCTTCCGCTCCTCGATCGGTCCTTTCGGCAGGGCAATCTCCAGCACTTCATCCACGAAACGCACGTAGTGGATGTTCAGGCCCTTGAGCTGCTCCGGCGTCAGGTCTTCTTCCACGTTCATCTTGTTGTCGGCCGGCAGGATCACGTCGCGCACGTTGGCGCGCTTCGCCGCCAGCACTTTCTCTTTCACGCCGCCGATCGGCAGCACGTTCCCGCTCAGCGTGACCTCGCCGGTCATCGCCAGATACGGACACACCGGCCGGTCCGTCAGCAGTGACACCAGCGCCGTCGTGATCGAAATCCCCGCCGACGGGCCGTCCTTCGGGATCGCCGCCGCCGGCACGTGAATGTGCAGGTCGTGATCGCGGAAAAAGTTCTCGTCGATACCGAGCTTCTCCGCGTTCGACCGCACCCAGGTCAGCGCCGCGTGCATGGACTCCTGCATCACCTGCCCGATCTGTCCGGTCATGGTGAAGCCGCCCTTGCCCTTCATCTTGTTCACTTCGATGAACAGGATGTCGCCGCCGGTCGGCGTCCACGCCAGTCCGACCACCACGCCGGGCCGCTGCGTCCGCTCGGCAATTTCGGTGTCCACGCGGATCTTGATTCCGCCCAGGAACTCCTGCACCACCTCGGGTGTGACCTTCAGCGGCTCGGTCTTGCCCTCGGCAATTCGCCGCGCCTGCTTGCGATGCAGCGTTCCGATGTGCCGCTCCAGGTTGCGCACCCCCGCTTCGCGCGTGTAGTGCCGGATCATGAACCGCACCGACTCTTCCGTGATCTCGATCGCGCCCTCGGGTATCCCATTCTCCTCACGCTGCCGCGGGATCAGGTAGCGGAAGGCAATCTGCACCTTCTCGTCCTCGGTGTACCCCTGCAGCTCGATGATCTCCATGCGGTCGCGCAGCGGATCCGGAATCGGATCCAGCATGTTCGCCGTGGTGATGAACAGCACCTTCGAGAGATCAAACGGCACGTCAAGGTAGTTGTCGCGGAACGTCGAGTTCTGCTCCGGATCGAGCGCTTCCAGCAACGCCGCCGAGGGATCTCCGCGGAAGTCGCGCCCCAGCTTGTCCACCTCGTCCAGCATGAACACCGGGTCGTTCGTCTCCGCCCGCCGGATGCCCTGCATGATCTGCCCCGGCAGCGCTCCTATATAAGTGCGCCGATGCCCGCGGATCTCCGCTTCATCGTGCACGCCGCCCAGCGACAGCCGCACGAACTTCCGCCCCAGCGAGTGCGCGATGCTCTTTCCCAGCGACGTCTTGCCCACGCCCGGAGGCCCAACGAAGCACAGGATCGGCCCTTTCATGCTCGGCTTCAGCCGCCGCACCGAGAGATAGTCGAGAATGCGGTCTTTCACCTTTTGCAGGTCGTAGTGGTCGGCATCCAGTATCTCTTTCGCCTTCGGGATGTCCACTTCCACGCCGCTCGACTTCGCCCACGGCAGCACCGCCAGCCACTCGATGTAGTTCCGCGTGATCGAGTAGTCGGCCGCCATCGGCGACATCCGCGCCAGCCGGTTCAGCTCCTTCAGCGCTTCCTTCTTCACGTCCTCCGGCATGCCAGACGCTTCGATCTTCGCCCGCAGGTCTTCCACGTCGCGCGCGTTCTCGTCCTGCTCGCCCAGCTCCTTCTGGATCGCCTTCATCTGCTCGCGCAGATAAAACTCGCGCTGCGTCTGCTGCACCCGGTCCTGCACTTCGGACTGGATCTTGTTCCGCAACTGCTGCACTTCCAGCTCCTTCGCCAGGTGCTGGTTGATCTTCTCCAGCCGGATGTTGACGTCCGCCGTCTCCAGAATGTCCTGCTTGTCGCGCGTCGAAAGCGACGGCAGCGAGCTGGCCACAAAGTCCGCCAGCCGCCCGGCCTCCTCGATGTTCATCGCGACCGTCGCCAGTTCGTCCGAGAGCGTCGGCGACCCGTTCACGATCTGCTGGAACAGCGTCTGCACGTTGCGCAGCAGCGCTTCCTGCGCCGGCTCCTTCGGCGTCACCACCTCGGGGATGACCTCATAAGTGGTCCGCATGAACGGCTGTATCTGGGTGAATTCCCTGATGTGCGCGCGGTCCAGGCCCTCGGCGAAGACGAACAGGCTCTGGTT harbors:
- the lon gene encoding endopeptidase La, encoding MAEQSRNNPVSKPNEVAPKPTGREYPVLPVRDTVLFPHAVLPLTVGRESSVQLINSLGEDKTILVVAQREARVDAPQPTDLYSVGTLAVVHKVVKMPNQSLFVFAEGLDRAHIREFTQIQPFMRTTYEVIPEVVTPKEPAQEALLRNVQTLFQQIVNGSPTLSDELATVAMNIEEAGRLADFVASSLPSLSTRDKQDILETADVNIRLEKINQHLAKELEVQQLRNKIQSEVQDRVQQTQREFYLREQMKAIQKELGEQDENARDVEDLRAKIEASGMPEDVKKEALKELNRLARMSPMAADYSITRNYIEWLAVLPWAKSSGVEVDIPKAKEILDADHYDLQKVKDRILDYLSVRRLKPSMKGPILCFVGPPGVGKTSLGKSIAHSLGRKFVRLSLGGVHDEAEIRGHRRTYIGALPGQIMQGIRRAETNDPVFMLDEVDKLGRDFRGDPSAALLEALDPEQNSTFRDNYLDVPFDLSKVLFITTANMLDPIPDPLRDRMEIIELQGYTEDEKVQIAFRYLIPRQREENGIPEGAIEITEESVRFMIRHYTREAGVRNLERHIGTLHRKQARRIAEGKTEPLKVTPEVVQEFLGGIKIRVDTEIAERTQRPGVVVGLAWTPTGGDILFIEVNKMKGKGGFTMTGQIGQVMQESMHAALTWVRSNAEKLGIDENFFRDHDLHIHVPAAAIPKDGPSAGISITTALVSLLTDRPVCPYLAMTGEVTLSGNVLPIGGVKEKVLAAKRANVRDVILPADNKMNVEEDLTPEQLKGLNIHYVRFVDEVLEIALPKGPIEERKDAEEKEKVVASDPVAAA